One Prunus dulcis chromosome 8, ALMONDv2, whole genome shotgun sequence DNA window includes the following coding sequences:
- the LOC117636309 gene encoding uncharacterized protein LOC117636309, whose amino-acid sequence MSLAFLQGYSSAEEEEEAQNHRLHYQNSNSSDDDGDGDQSHKPKSVFDFPKPPSSSIASGLPSASDVFSEICGPPDFLNNCVQEDGSMRDDSPQKGRHGARNAKHRKDKKDLPAGAVVESKAQLVGIHERVRSDFAANQPPTSIVTSTAQGGKRLPTATNPSAEDAAELLRMCLQCGIPKTYSNAQGMVCPACGDRPVDTTNDSKKKGSTIKDKEKSKRMKGQSSHGTWKSETEMQLRQQFD is encoded by the exons ATGAGCTTGGCGTTCCTCCAGGGCTATTCTTCcgctgaagaagaagaagaagcccaAAATCACCGCCTCCATtaccaaaactcaaactcgTCGGACGACGACGGAGATGGTGACCAAAGTCACAAACCCAAATCCGTCTTTGACTTTCCCAAACCTCCCTCCTCTTCTATTGCCTCTGGCCTTCCTTCTGCATCTGACGTCTTCTCCGAG ATTTGTGGACCGCCGGATTTTCTCAATAACTGCGTACAAGAAGACGGTTCTATGAGGGATGACAGTCCCCAGAAAGGGAGGCATGGTGCCCGCAACGCCAAACATCGCAAGGACAAGAAAGATTTACCTGCTG GTGCTGTAGTGGAGTCCAAAGCGCAGTTAGTTGGAATCCATGAACGAGTAAGAAGTGATTTTGCGGCTAACCAACCTCCAACATCAATAGTTACAAGCACGGCTCAAGGTGGCAAGCGTCTGCCAACTGCAACGAATCCTAGTGCAGAGGATGCTGCAGAGCTTCTGAG GATGTGTTTGCAATGTGGAATACCCAAAACCTACTCCAATGCACAGGGAATGGTCTGCCCAGCTTGCGGTGATCGTCCTGTAGACACAACCAACGATTCCAAGAAGAAGGGATCTACCATCAAAGATAAGGAGAAGAGTAAGAGGATGAAGGGCCAGTCATCTCATGGTACATGGAAAAGTGAAACTGAAATGCAGCTTCGGCAGCAGTTTGACTAG